From a single Miscanthus floridulus cultivar M001 chromosome 8, ASM1932011v1, whole genome shotgun sequence genomic region:
- the LOC136473374 gene encoding uncharacterized protein — protein MSDEVYDPDGDINRYLQTPSLDSHVLAVPDVEPVAAHVGAPQHVPPVQVCVALPTAPPPPLNMSMAFGNDDDVQNHHVMTVDVQPLQGQYGFPADRVQAVPARHDDRPCSEPTLEHSVLPALLGTLSLHDHYSMENGDYSVDAIFKSAAAEDAGNNDSGAVAEHSVFPVEEGLTFVPFDRGQLDCSKCRSVREVLHESANHKLYFVVHVGDPAGTFKHAIIDRAYIDASGQTILNELMYVDLRERTHGCVQNFIANCVEMLKNDTSGQLTDSCSTSQATNAMHIQLEMDMLKEILSAPSSNTEAVGVPQSGPEAPHQTVTRAEENTNADDTVLINAANWPVFSPAILESSQVSVQHGMSSSSDASATGYESLLAKQRRRISQLTMKDIANLMHMSKKDAAKELNISVTSLKRLCRKNNTDRWPARKINSLDSQIKKLEQAALRNVGTRGLLAIKEKMEMLKYEKAQVCASVLKDIQENQKHNDGASGSSG, from the exons ATGTCCGACGAGGTGTACGACCCAGACGGCGACATCAACCGCTACCTGCAGACCCCGTCGCTGGATTCTCACGTGCTCGCAGTGCCCGACGTTGAGCCCGTGGCAGCGCACGTCGGAGCGCCACAGCATGTGCCGCCCGTTCAAGTGTGCGTGGCCTTACCaacggcaccgccgccgccgctgaacATGTCTATGGCGTTCGGCAACGATGACGATGTCCAGAACCATCATGTGATGACAGTGGACGTGCAGCCGCTGCAGGGTCAGTACGGTTTCCCTGCAGATCGAGTACAGGCAGTGCCCGCCAGGCATGATGACCGGCCCTGTTCCGAGCCCACGCTCGAACACAGCGTCCTTCCGGCACTACTAGGAACCTTGTCACTGCACGACCATTATTCCATGGAAAACGGAGACTACAGTGTTGACGCTATCTTCAAGAGCGCTGCCGCTGAGGACGCCGGCAACAATGACAGCGGCGCCGTGGCAGAGCACTCCGTGTTCCCTGTTGAGGAAGGCCTTACCTTCGTGCCGTTCGATCGCGGCCAACTGGATTGCTCCAAGTGCCGATCGGTCAGGGAGGTGCTCCATGAAAGCG CGAATCACAAGCTCTATTTTGTTGTGCACGTCGGGGACCCTGCTGGAACATTCAAACACGCGATCATTGATCGCGCGTATATCGATGCCAGTGGCCAAACGATACTGAACGAGCTCATGTATGTTGA TCTCCGTGAGCGCACGCATGGGTGTGTGCAGAACTTCATCGCAAACTGTGTGGAAATGCTCAAGAACGACACCAGTGGGCAGCTAACGGACTCTTGTTCTACGTCTCAGGCAACTAACGCCATGCACATACAGCTAGAGATGGATATGCTGAAGGAAATACTTTCCGCACCTTCCTCTAATA CTGAAGCAGTAGGCGTCCCTCAGTCAGGTCCTGAAGCTCCTCATCAAACAGTCACGCGGGCAGAAGAAAACACCAATGCTGATGACACTGTGCTTATTAACGCTGCTAATTGGCCTGTGTTTTCTCCTGCAATACTTGAATCTTCACAAGTCAGTGTTCAACATGGAATGTCGTCGTCCAGTGATGCCAGTGCTACAGGCTACGAAAGTCTGCTAGCAAAGCAACGCCGAAGAATCTCCCAGTTGACTATGAAAGATATAGCCAACTTAATGCACATGAGCAAGAAAGATGCCGCCAAGGAACTGAATATTTCAGTCACATCTCTCAAGCGGCTCTGCCGGAAGAACAACACTGACCGCTGGCCAGCTCGCAAG ATCAATTCACTCGACAGTCAGATTAAGAAGCTCGAGCAAGCTGCACTGAGAAATGTTGGGACGAGAGGCCTGCTGGCGATTAAGGAAAAGATGGAAATGCTGAAGTATGAGAAGGCACAAGTTTGTGCCTCCGTCTTGAAGGATATCCAGGAGAACCAGAAGCATAACGACGGTGCTAGTGGCAGCAGTGGTTGA